Proteins encoded together in one Urocitellus parryii isolate mUroPar1 chromosome 3, mUroPar1.hap1, whole genome shotgun sequence window:
- the Cct8l2 gene encoding T-complex protein 1 subunit theta-like 2 gives MGSRVLPALELPKRLGPSLEDSRRTPGGVQENLLSSTAAIQTLASVIRPCYGPQGRQKFLVTDNGETVCTGYTAAILRALQLEHPAARFVREAAQTQAENSGDGTAFVVLLIEALLEQAEHLLRAGLPRTQLREAYATANKEVLAALPSLAIRSLGPLEDPSWALHSVMNTHSLSHTNYLTKLVAQACWASREPDGSFKPERVGVCTLRGGTLKDSHLLPGLAISGEPCGQMTAVLTGARVALFVCPFGPANPNAPATAHLSNPNDLTKFMTESDQLLEKQVAQLAAGGINVAVVWGDIDKKALILADNYGIMVIQAKSRKEVAYLSEVLGTPLLTYLLPPLEPGRCHRIYRQELVNGVAVLFECESVGTPALTLVLRGATAEGLRGAEQAVYHGIDAYFQLCQDPRLLPGAGAVEMALARMLSDKGSKLEGPNGPAFLAFAQALRSLPKTLAENAGLGVSQVMAEMSGIHQAGNFLIGVGTEGIINVAQEGVWDTLTAKAQGLQAVAEAVLQLVTVDEIVVAKSSSLNQQILNPDSKKAKECLSHPRKKILQMYK, from the coding sequence ATGGGCAGCAGAGTCCTTCCAGCCCTGGAACTACCTAAGAGGCTGGGGCCCAGCCTGGAGGACAGCCGAAGAACTCCAGGAGGGGTACAAGAAAACCTGCTGAGCAGCACAGCTGCAATCCAGACCCTGGCCAGTGTCATCCGGCCTTGCTATGGCCCCCAAGGCCGGCAGAAGTTCCTAGTAACAGATAATGGGGAAACTGTGTGCACGGGCTACACTGCTGCCATCCTCAGGGCCCTGCAGCTGGAGCACCCAGCAGCCAGGTTTGTCCGAGAAGCAGCCCAAACACAGGCAGAAAATAGTGGGGACGGCACCGCATTCGTGGTTCTCCTGATAGAAGCCCTGCTGGAGCAGGCTGAGCACCTACTGAGGGCGGGGCTTCCTCGCACCCAGCTCCGGGAGGCCTATGCCACTGCCAATAAAGAAGTCCTGGCTGCACTGCCTTCCCTGGCCATCAGGTCTCTGGGGCCTTTGGAAGATCCGTCCTGGGCCCTCCACTCTGTGATGAATACTCACTCCCTGTCCCACACAAACTACTTGACCAAACTGGTGGCCCAAGCTTGCTGGGCTAGTAGGGAGCCAGATGGTAGCTTCAAGCCTGAGCGCGTTGGAGTGTGCACACTGCGTGGAGGGACCCTGAAGGATTCGCACCTCCTCCCAGGGTTAGCAATATCCGGAGAACCCTGTGGTCAAATGACCGCAGTGTTGACTGGTGCCAGAGTGGCTCTGTTTGTTTGTCCCTTTGGTCCTGCCAACCCAAATGCACCAGCAACTGCCCATCTCTCtaaccccaatgacctaactaaATTTATGACAGAAAGCGATCAATTACTAGAAAAGCAAGTAGCCCAGCTGGCAGCTGGAGGTATTAATGTGGCAGTGGTATGGGGGGACATTGATAAGAAAGCCCTCATCCTGGCCGACAATTATGGCATCATGGTGATTCAAGCCAAGTCCCGGAAGGAGGTGGCTTATCTGAGTGAGGTGCTGGGCACCCCCCTGCTAACTTATCTGCTTCCTCCCCTGGAGCCAGGGAGATGCCATCGGATTTACAGACAGGAGCTGGTAAACGGTGTGGCTGTGCTATTTGAGTGCGAATCTGTGGGCACCCCCGCCCTCACGTTGGTCCTCAGGGGTGCCACAGCTGAGGGGCTGCGGGGTGCAGAACAAGCTGTCTACCATGGCATTGATGCCTATTTCCAGCTGTGTCAAGATCCCAGACTGCTTCCAGGAGCTGGCGCTGTGGAGATGGCCCTGGCCAGAATGCTCTCAGATAAAGGAAGCAAATTGGAAGGGCCAAACGGTCCAGCATTCCTAGCATTTGCCCAAGCCCTGAGGTCTCTTCCTAAAACCTTGGCAGAGAATGCAGGCTTAGGTGTTTCACAGGTGATGGCAGAAATGAGTGGAATTCACCAGGCTGGGAACTTTTTAATTGGAGTGGGAACTGAAGGGATAATAAATGTGGCCCAGGAGGGGGTGTGGGACACCCTAACGGCCAAAGCCCAAGGACTTCAAGCAGTGGCTGAAGCAGTGCTGCAGCTTGTGACTGTAGATGAGATTGTGGTGGCCAAGAGCAGCTCCCTGAATCAGCAGATCTTGAATCCTGACTCCAAGAAGGCCAAGGAATGCCTGTCTCacccaaggaaaaaaatccttcaaatgTACAAGTAG